Proteins co-encoded in one Sulfurimonas sp. HSL1-2 genomic window:
- a CDS encoding Dabb family protein — protein MIVHIVMFAFKAENKAENVAKAKAMLEALTEKIDPLISMEVGVDFSGSERSMDLVLTSTFETKEGLSTYATHPAHLEVVAFIKEVTELSKVVDYVR, from the coding sequence ATGATTGTCCATATTGTCATGTTTGCATTCAAAGCGGAGAACAAAGCGGAGAACGTCGCCAAAGCCAAGGCGATGCTCGAAGCGCTTACGGAGAAGATCGATCCGCTGATCAGTATGGAAGTCGGCGTGGACTTCAGCGGCAGCGAGCGGTCGATGGACCTGGTGCTGACGTCGACGTTTGAAACGAAAGAGGGGCTCTCTACCTATGCGACGCATCCGGCGCATCTGGAGGTCGTGGCGTTTATCAAGGAAGTGACGGAGCTGTCAAAGGTGGTCGATTACGTCCGTTAA
- a CDS encoding class I SAM-dependent methyltransferase: MRACPLCQTPSPSFRDRQLGCLTYHCPRCELIFKEEAAHPSAEQELKKYNEHHNSLENEGYVAMFEQFIDATLAHTGHRVENVLDFGSGPTPVLAELLRRRGFEVTIYDKFFAPEAPAPEARFDLITATEVIEHIADPMQTLAELKARLVPGGTLALMTQFHQSSEAFYQNWWYRRDPTHLVFFTPRSFETAAERLDMELIFHDNKKTVLLSKRP, encoded by the coding sequence ATGAGAGCGTGTCCCCTCTGCCAGACCCCCTCCCCTTCCTTCCGCGACCGGCAGCTGGGCTGCCTCACGTACCACTGCCCCCGCTGCGAACTGATCTTCAAAGAGGAAGCGGCCCACCCTTCCGCGGAACAGGAGCTGAAAAAGTACAACGAGCATCACAACTCGCTCGAGAACGAGGGGTATGTCGCGATGTTCGAGCAGTTCATCGATGCCACCCTTGCGCACACCGGCCATCGTGTTGAAAACGTGCTCGATTTCGGCTCCGGCCCGACACCGGTACTGGCCGAACTGCTGCGCCGCCGCGGCTTCGAGGTGACGATCTACGATAAATTTTTCGCGCCGGAAGCCCCGGCGCCGGAGGCGCGTTTCGACCTGATCACCGCGACCGAGGTGATCGAGCACATCGCCGACCCGATGCAGACCCTGGCAGAGCTCAAAGCGCGCCTGGTGCCGGGCGGCACCCTGGCGCTGATGACGCAGTTCCACCAGAGCAGCGAGGCGTTCTATCAGAACTGGTGGTACCGACGCGATCCGACACACCTTGTTTTTTTCACACCAAGAAGCTTCGAAACGGCCGCGGAACGGCTGGACATGGAGCTCATTTTCCACGATAACAAGAAAACGGTACTGCTCTCGAAACGCCCGTAA
- the abc-f gene encoding ribosomal protection-like ABC-F family protein — MALIDLHGISKNYEAQKILENVDFHVDEGERVVIVGKNGSGKSTLMKIVGGTLEYDEGERIIRQNLQVRMLAQVPHFEQGHSVREAIEHGLVELKQALARFDVLSAQMAEKFDDPQLIKEHTELSAYLDHHSAWNLDDKIERVLQHFQLKMYETKNVNLLSGGEQRRVALASLLLQKPDVLLLDEPTNHLDVYMVEFLEELILKEKFTLVFISHDRYFIDQIATKTVEVEDASLREFKGGYSSYLTQKEELLRTMQKQHDNLLRLLRSENEWYSRGVRARLKRNEGRKERLMNLREQAKTNPAQIRKMKVELDREAKHFNRDKSINKQKMLFEIEHLDITLGSKMLIKDFSTRILQKDVIAVVGPNGSGKSTLLKALLGRLKPTAGKIKQGEFSIGYFDQHREMLDDDKNLIETFCPHGGDRVEVQGRNMHVYGYLKNFLFPREFLDKKIGILSGGEKNRVALALLFTKQVDCLILDEPTNDLDIPTINILEEKLQSFPGAVILVSHDRYFVDKIAKKLFVFKGDGDVEERYQLYSEYLEQEKEFREMEAMERDAETATAKPAVQEKPKKDKPLRLTYKEKMALESLPGEIEALEAKMEELNACLADPKCYAEKGISVLAKELEALEADYETKVDALLTIEEKAEQIEGQ, encoded by the coding sequence ATGGCCCTCATCGATCTGCACGGCATCTCCAAAAACTACGAAGCGCAAAAAATCCTCGAGAACGTCGATTTCCATGTCGACGAAGGGGAGCGCGTCGTTATCGTCGGCAAGAACGGAAGCGGCAAATCGACGCTGATGAAGATCGTCGGCGGCACGCTGGAGTACGACGAGGGCGAGCGCATCATCCGCCAGAACCTGCAGGTCAGGATGCTCGCCCAGGTGCCGCATTTCGAGCAGGGGCACAGCGTGCGCGAGGCGATCGAACACGGCCTCGTCGAACTCAAGCAGGCGCTGGCGCGTTTCGACGTCCTTTCGGCGCAGATGGCCGAGAAGTTCGACGACCCGCAGCTCATCAAGGAGCACACGGAGCTCTCCGCCTACCTCGACCACCACAGCGCCTGGAACCTCGACGACAAGATCGAGCGGGTCCTGCAGCACTTCCAGCTCAAGATGTACGAGACCAAGAACGTCAACCTGCTCAGCGGGGGCGAACAGCGCCGGGTCGCGCTGGCATCCCTGCTGCTGCAGAAGCCCGACGTCCTGCTGCTCGACGAACCGACCAACCACCTCGACGTCTACATGGTCGAGTTCCTCGAAGAGCTTATCCTCAAAGAGAAGTTCACCCTCGTCTTCATCTCGCACGACCGCTACTTCATCGACCAGATCGCGACGAAGACCGTCGAGGTGGAAGATGCCTCATTGCGGGAGTTCAAAGGGGGCTACAGCAGCTACCTGACGCAAAAGGAGGAGCTGCTGCGCACGATGCAGAAGCAGCACGACAACCTCCTGCGCCTGCTGCGCTCCGAGAACGAGTGGTATTCGCGCGGCGTGCGTGCCCGCCTCAAGCGCAACGAGGGGCGCAAGGAGCGGCTGATGAACCTGCGCGAGCAGGCAAAGACGAACCCGGCGCAGATCCGCAAGATGAAAGTCGAACTCGACCGCGAAGCGAAGCACTTCAACCGCGACAAGAGCATCAACAAACAGAAGATGCTCTTCGAGATCGAACACCTCGACATCACCCTGGGCAGCAAAATGCTCATCAAAGACTTCTCGACGCGCATCCTTCAAAAAGACGTCATCGCCGTCGTCGGCCCCAACGGCAGCGGAAAGTCGACCCTGCTCAAAGCGCTGCTGGGACGCCTCAAGCCGACGGCGGGCAAGATCAAGCAGGGGGAGTTCTCCATCGGCTACTTCGACCAGCACCGCGAGATGCTCGATGACGACAAGAACCTCATAGAGACCTTCTGCCCCCACGGCGGCGACCGGGTTGAGGTCCAGGGCAGGAACATGCACGTCTACGGCTACCTCAAGAACTTCCTCTTCCCGCGCGAATTCCTCGACAAGAAGATCGGTATCCTCAGCGGCGGCGAGAAGAACCGCGTGGCCCTCGCCCTGCTCTTTACGAAGCAGGTCGACTGCCTCATCCTCGACGAACCAACCAACGACCTCGACATCCCGACCATCAACATCCTCGAAGAGAAGCTGCAATCCTTCCCGGGTGCCGTCATCCTCGTCAGCCACGACCGCTACTTCGTCGACAAGATCGCCAAGAAGCTCTTCGTCTTCAAAGGCGACGGCGATGTCGAGGAGCGCTACCAGCTCTACAGCGAGTACCTCGAGCAGGAGAAAGAGTTCCGCGAAATGGAGGCGATGGAGCGCGATGCCGAAACAGCAACCGCCAAACCGGCCGTGCAGGAGAAACCGAAGAAGGATAAGCCGCTGCGCCTCACCTACAAAGAGAAGATGGCCCTCGAGTCACTGCCCGGCGAGATCGAAGCGCTGGAGGCGAAGATGGAAGAGCTCAATGCCTGTCTCGCCGACCCGAAGTGCTACGCCGAGAAGGGGATCTCGGTCCTGGCCAAGGAGCTCGAAGCCCTCGAAGCCGACTACGAAACGAAAGTCGACGCGCTTCTCACCATCGAGGAAAAAGCGGAGCAGATCGAAGGACAATGA
- a CDS encoding OmpA family protein, whose product MTFQTKSLSLVLAAVLIGGCASTQPNADGTQTDEYDKTKKGALIGAAVGAVGGLLLGGKNKGQGALIGAAVGAAAGGGIGYAMDQQAKDVAKSLNTTVSQSDVGAENIIVTQHEKFVKVTFKSAMMFPTNSDNPTPMALTKIDQLTTALKKYPSSIVQVVGHTDPRGSYDYNLQLSERRARTVATAMVNQGLSNAVYARGCSFDKPLVPNNSEANMAQNRRVEIFLYQTQENVVDQCL is encoded by the coding sequence ATGACCTTTCAAACCAAATCACTTTCACTCGTCCTCGCTGCTGTACTGATCGGCGGCTGTGCCAGCACCCAGCCCAATGCAGACGGCACGCAGACGGATGAATACGACAAGACGAAAAAAGGAGCACTGATCGGCGCGGCGGTCGGCGCGGTCGGCGGCCTGCTTCTCGGCGGCAAGAACAAAGGCCAGGGCGCGCTCATCGGTGCCGCGGTCGGCGCCGCCGCCGGCGGGGGGATCGGCTATGCGATGGACCAGCAGGCCAAAGACGTCGCCAAGTCCCTCAACACCACCGTCAGCCAGAGTGACGTCGGTGCGGAAAATATCATTGTCACCCAGCATGAGAAATTTGTCAAAGTTACCTTCAAGAGCGCTATGATGTTCCCGACAAACTCTGACAACCCGACGCCGATGGCACTCACGAAGATCGACCAGCTGACGACGGCGCTGAAAAAATACCCCAGCTCCATCGTCCAGGTCGTCGGCCATACCGACCCGCGCGGTTCCTATGACTACAACCTGCAGCTCTCCGAGCGCCGTGCACGCACCGTCGCCACGGCGATGGTCAACCAGGGGCTCTCCAACGCCGTCTATGCCCGCGGCTGCTCCTTCGACAAACCGCTCGTCCCCAACAACAGCGAAGCCAATATGGCGCAAAACCGCCGCGTCGAGATCTTCCTCTACCAGACACAGGAGAACGTTGTCGACCAGTGCCTCTAG
- a CDS encoding N-acetylmuramoyl-L-alanine amidase, with the protein MALRIDTHQLAGDLFGREVVFDPCENKDSGPYEAGLPDTVVIHFTAGPTLASAVNTFKNPDVEASAHLIIDRDGSVVQMVGFDRIAWHAGTSRWQERSSLNRYAIGIELVNAGELTPSGGGYLAWFGRRYEEAEVIQAIHRNQTSPSYWHTYTAEQIEACFEVCRVLKSSYGIQTILGHEEIAPGRKIDPGPAFPLERLRDRILTGRHADAETAEEKEAGAANATVTASLLNVRSQPSGSAPLAGDPIEKGTRVELVERNGVWQKVRICREGWVHGDYLQTETPVG; encoded by the coding sequence ATGGCACTGCGTATCGATACCCACCAGCTGGCCGGCGACCTGTTCGGCCGGGAAGTCGTTTTTGATCCCTGCGAAAACAAAGACAGCGGCCCTTACGAGGCGGGTCTGCCCGATACCGTCGTCATCCACTTTACCGCCGGCCCCACCCTCGCCTCCGCCGTCAATACCTTTAAAAACCCCGACGTCGAAGCCTCGGCCCACCTCATCATCGACCGGGACGGCAGTGTTGTCCAGATGGTCGGTTTCGACCGTATCGCCTGGCATGCAGGGACGAGCCGCTGGCAGGAGCGCAGCAGCCTCAACCGCTATGCCATCGGCATCGAGCTCGTCAACGCCGGGGAACTCACCCCCTCCGGCGGGGGCTACCTCGCCTGGTTCGGCAGACGATACGAAGAGGCGGAGGTCATCCAGGCCATTCACCGGAACCAGACGTCGCCCTCCTACTGGCACACCTATACGGCCGAACAGATCGAAGCCTGTTTCGAGGTGTGCCGGGTGCTCAAAAGCAGCTACGGTATCCAGACGATCCTCGGCCACGAGGAGATCGCCCCCGGCCGTAAGATCGACCCCGGCCCGGCCTTCCCGCTGGAGCGTCTGCGCGACAGGATCCTGACGGGGCGCCATGCCGACGCGGAAACGGCGGAGGAGAAGGAGGCCGGAGCGGCAAACGCGACGGTCACCGCCAGCCTCCTCAACGTCCGGTCCCAGCCCTCGGGAAGCGCCCCGCTCGCGGGTGATCCGATCGAGAAAGGGACCCGGGTCGAACTGGTTGAACGCAACGGCGTATGGCAGAAGGTCCGTATCTGCCGCGAGGGGTGGGTGCACGGCGACTACCTGCAGACAGAAACGCCCGTCGGCTAA
- a CDS encoding M48 family metallopeptidase, translating to MVTALMVMISLYFIVKLYISVMQVGFINRAKRMAPVMMGSADYLKAGNYAVAKEKLQMTGMLIEYILFLVWLDGGIRWLESVTGGIDEPMKSISMVLAFLLINTLVELPLSLYEKFVLDAKFGFNRTSVGLYIKDTLITMTLVALLGGAVIWGVTAIIASAALWWFWTFLFLFAVVVALNMLFPTLRALFFDKLTPLEDATLAGEIDTLMQKTGFVSSGVFVSDASKRDTRLNAYFGGLGKSKRVVLYDTLLEKLEDRELLAVLGHELGHFAHGDLYKNIGIVGGVLFFMLALFGNLPESLFMHLGVGNTPAVTVILFLLFMPLVSFFIMPLMGLISRHNEYEADRSGGELVGKLYLANALRKLVTENRSFPLSHPLYIFFYYTHPPVIERLRALGFEERGSGKGAMRSECDADSVERELDDEGVRS from the coding sequence ATGGTGACAGCACTGATGGTTATGATCAGCCTCTATTTTATCGTCAAGCTCTATATCAGCGTGATGCAGGTCGGTTTCATCAACCGCGCCAAGCGGATGGCCCCGGTGATGATGGGGAGCGCGGATTATCTTAAAGCCGGCAATTACGCCGTGGCCAAAGAGAAGCTGCAGATGACGGGGATGCTGATCGAATATATCCTGTTCCTTGTCTGGCTCGACGGCGGTATCCGCTGGCTCGAGAGCGTGACGGGTGGGATAGACGAACCGATGAAGAGCATCAGTATGGTGCTGGCATTTCTGCTGATCAATACGCTGGTGGAGCTGCCGCTGTCGCTCTATGAGAAATTCGTGCTCGATGCGAAATTCGGGTTCAACCGTACGTCAGTCGGTCTCTACATCAAAGATACGCTGATTACGATGACACTGGTCGCACTGCTGGGCGGTGCGGTCATCTGGGGGGTGACGGCGATCATCGCGTCGGCGGCGCTGTGGTGGTTCTGGACCTTCCTTTTCCTCTTTGCCGTCGTCGTCGCACTCAATATGCTCTTCCCGACGCTTCGGGCGCTCTTTTTCGACAAGCTGACGCCCCTGGAGGATGCAACACTGGCGGGCGAGATCGATACGCTGATGCAGAAGACCGGCTTTGTCAGCAGCGGGGTCTTCGTCAGCGACGCCAGCAAACGGGACACCCGGCTCAACGCCTATTTCGGCGGGCTGGGCAAGAGCAAGCGTGTCGTCCTCTATGATACGCTGCTCGAAAAGCTCGAAGACCGCGAACTCCTGGCCGTTCTCGGACATGAACTGGGGCACTTCGCCCACGGCGACCTCTACAAGAACATCGGGATCGTCGGGGGAGTCCTCTTTTTCATGCTCGCACTCTTCGGGAATCTGCCCGAGTCGCTCTTTATGCATCTTGGGGTCGGCAACACACCGGCAGTAACGGTTATCCTGTTCCTGCTTTTCATGCCGCTGGTCAGTTTCTTCATCATGCCGCTCATGGGACTCATCAGCCGCCACAACGAGTACGAGGCGGATCGCAGCGGGGGTGAACTCGTCGGCAAGCTCTACCTGGCCAACGCCCTGCGCAAACTGGTGACGGAGAACCGCTCCTTCCCCCTTTCGCACCCGCTCTATATCTTTTTCTACTACACCCATCCGCCGGTGATCGAACGCCTGCGGGCCCTCGGATTCGAGGAGCGGGGAAGCGGAAAGGGCGCGATGCGCTCGGAGTGCGACGCCGACAGCGTCGAGCGTGAGCTTGATGACGAAGGGGTACGCTCCTGA
- the prmC gene encoding peptide chain release factor N(5)-glutamine methyltransferase, with the protein MGEHVRPLRECLDIIAAEIAVSAERPRREAERMLMEYLERDGLWLITHQDEPLSCDERLWEWVARRKAHEPLEYIFNRVSFYSQLFYIAPGALIPRPETELLIDRVLEAVDHDGNFTLCEVGVGSGAVSVTLALHLEKATMIGVDISEDALGVAGKNIADFGLEARIDLRQSDLLANVPETIDVLVSNPPYVAADAALERNLDYEPDLALFGGVTGMDIIVRLIDAVAERQIPLFCCEMGYDQREAVSAIVPEGYGVKFYKDLAGLDRGFVMTRKDDR; encoded by the coding sequence ATGGGTGAACATGTCCGTCCGCTGCGCGAATGCCTCGATATCATCGCCGCCGAAATCGCCGTGAGCGCGGAGCGCCCGCGGCGGGAGGCGGAACGGATGCTGATGGAGTATCTGGAGCGTGACGGCCTCTGGCTGATCACCCACCAGGACGAACCGCTCTCCTGCGACGAGCGGCTCTGGGAGTGGGTGGCACGGCGCAAAGCGCATGAGCCGCTGGAATATATCTTCAACCGTGTCAGTTTCTATTCGCAGCTCTTCTATATCGCACCGGGGGCCCTGATCCCGCGCCCGGAGACGGAACTCCTGATCGACCGTGTCCTCGAAGCGGTGGATCACGACGGAAATTTCACGCTCTGTGAGGTCGGGGTCGGCAGCGGTGCGGTCAGCGTGACCCTAGCGCTCCACCTGGAGAAGGCGACGATGATCGGCGTCGATATCAGCGAGGATGCCCTGGGGGTTGCGGGAAAGAACATCGCGGATTTCGGGCTCGAAGCGCGGATCGACCTGCGGCAGAGCGACCTGCTTGCGAACGTTCCGGAAACGATCGACGTCCTCGTTTCCAATCCCCCCTACGTCGCCGCCGATGCGGCACTCGAACGCAATCTCGATTATGAACCCGACCTGGCCCTTTTCGGCGGCGTAACGGGGATGGACATCATCGTCCGCCTGATCGACGCGGTCGCCGAGAGGCAGATCCCGCTCTTTTGCTGCGAAATGGGTTACGACCAGCGCGAGGCCGTCTCGGCCATCGTCCCGGAGGGGTATGGGGTTAAATTCTACAAGGACCTTGCGGGGCTTGACCGCGGGTTTGTCATGACACGAAAGGATGATAGATGA
- a CDS encoding DUF4149 domain-containing protein: MNTKQLSVTLYLLAVAATLGAVLILGIVVAPVIFHSAAVLPNDLLSRYEEGMLMGEIFRRFSYWAYVMAVIMLVFEGNEYRRQRRDKWAIMSALLGVATLLMFAAVYVPMILAMQAEGADATASEAFASLHSASEFDFKLLAVALIVLFVRRMQLMFLPAAGR, encoded by the coding sequence ATGAATACAAAACAGTTAAGCGTCACGCTTTACCTGCTCGCAGTCGCAGCAACGCTCGGTGCGGTGTTGATCCTGGGCATCGTGGTCGCCCCGGTGATCTTCCACTCGGCGGCGGTCCTGCCGAACGATCTGCTGAGCCGCTATGAAGAGGGGATGCTGATGGGGGAGATCTTCCGTCGTTTCAGTTACTGGGCCTACGTGATGGCCGTCATTATGCTCGTCTTCGAAGGAAACGAGTACCGCCGCCAGCGCCGTGACAAGTGGGCCATCATGAGCGCGCTGCTCGGGGTGGCGACCCTGCTGATGTTCGCCGCGGTCTATGTGCCGATGATCCTTGCCATGCAGGCAGAGGGGGCCGATGCCACAGCCAGCGAAGCCTTCGCATCCCTGCACAGCGCCAGCGAATTCGATTTCAAACTGCTGGCGGTCGCACTCATCGTGCTGTTCGTCCGCCGCATGCAGCTGATGTTTCTGCCCGCTGCCGGGCGCTAA
- a CDS encoding DoxX family protein has product MLRNDDLARLLLRLSVGILMLFHGVHKLLHGISHIQGMMQAHGLPGWLGYGVFVGEVVAPVMIILGFYARIGAALMAVNMMVAVALLGGLFPLQLTKTGGPVSEMALLYLFAALALFFSGPGRYSINRS; this is encoded by the coding sequence ATGTTAAGAAACGATGATCTTGCCCGATTGCTGCTGCGCCTCTCTGTCGGCATTCTGATGCTGTTCCACGGTGTCCACAAACTGCTGCACGGCATCTCCCACATCCAGGGGATGATGCAGGCGCACGGACTGCCCGGCTGGCTCGGATACGGCGTCTTTGTCGGCGAAGTGGTCGCCCCGGTGATGATCATTCTGGGATTCTATGCGCGGATCGGCGCGGCGCTGATGGCCGTCAATATGATGGTGGCCGTGGCCCTTCTCGGCGGTCTCTTCCCGCTGCAGCTCACCAAAACAGGCGGTCCGGTCAGCGAAATGGCCCTGCTCTATCTTTTTGCCGCACTGGCCCTCTTCTTCTCCGGGCCGGGGCGTTACAGCATCAACCGCTCCTAA
- a CDS encoding J domain-containing protein codes for MPPYESVLKAKTLLGLHDKATLSEIKTRYKNMMHRWHPDKHADDPDTANAMSARINDAYKTLLEFVKHYEYRLDEPYLKETCLTPQEWWEQKFGGR; via the coding sequence ATGCCCCCTTATGAGAGCGTTCTGAAGGCCAAGACCCTGCTTGGCCTTCACGACAAAGCGACCCTGTCCGAAATCAAAACACGCTATAAGAACATGATGCACCGCTGGCACCCTGACAAGCACGCCGACGACCCGGACACGGCCAACGCCATGAGCGCACGGATCAACGACGCCTACAAAACGCTGCTCGAATTTGTCAAACATTACGAATACCGCCTGGACGAGCCCTACCTCAAAGAGACCTGCCTCACCCCCCAGGAGTGGTGGGAGCAGAAGTTCGGCGGACGCTAA
- the ftsZ gene encoding cell division protein FtsZ encodes MGSDNMFKIEETTANNGARIVAIGVGGGGGNMIGHMINEGVEGIEMVVANTDAQVLQTSFAPVKIQMGSRLTKGLGAGMKPSVGKDSAIENYDDIRAAIEGADIVFIAAGLGGGTGTGAAPVIAQIARDIGALTISVVTKPFAFEGRKRLKLAEQGLAELKKESDSIVVIPNDKLLSIIDKNLGLKESFKIVDSILAQAVSGTSGVILSSGDNDINLDFADLKTVMCHHGMALMGVGEYQGDNAAYEAIRAAIESPLLDNMSINGAMGVLVHFTMHPDFPMVAIGEAMGVVEESADENADVIFGTTTDATLAIDYIKITLVATGFDHEETAKKAPSVNNDTYETPAQEAPAAGRTVTRPRMVVGGDLSDDYLDVPTYMRQQKD; translated from the coding sequence ATGGGATCTGACAATATGTTCAAAATCGAAGAGACGACGGCCAACAACGGTGCGCGCATCGTTGCCATCGGCGTCGGCGGCGGCGGCGGCAATATGATCGGTCATATGATCAACGAGGGGGTTGAGGGCATCGAGATGGTCGTCGCCAATACGGATGCCCAGGTGCTTCAAACCTCTTTTGCACCGGTCAAAATCCAGATGGGAAGCCGTCTGACGAAGGGGCTCGGCGCCGGGATGAAGCCGAGCGTCGGCAAAGATTCCGCTATCGAGAATTATGACGATATCCGCGCTGCCATCGAGGGGGCCGACATCGTCTTTATCGCTGCCGGTCTCGGCGGGGGCACCGGAACGGGTGCGGCTCCGGTCATTGCCCAGATCGCACGCGATATCGGTGCCCTGACGATCTCCGTCGTCACCAAACCATTCGCGTTCGAGGGGCGCAAACGTCTCAAGCTCGCCGAGCAGGGGCTGGCCGAACTGAAAAAAGAGAGCGATTCCATCGTCGTCATCCCCAATGACAAGCTCCTCTCCATCATCGACAAGAACCTGGGCCTCAAGGAGTCCTTCAAGATCGTCGACAGCATTCTCGCGCAGGCCGTCAGCGGGACGTCCGGGGTCATCCTCTCCTCCGGTGACAACGACATCAACCTCGACTTCGCCGACCTCAAAACCGTCATGTGCCACCATGGTATGGCCCTGATGGGTGTCGGGGAGTATCAGGGTGATAACGCCGCCTATGAAGCGATCCGTGCGGCGATCGAGTCACCGCTGCTTGATAACATGAGCATCAACGGCGCCATGGGCGTCCTCGTCCACTTTACGATGCACCCCGACTTTCCGATGGTCGCCATCGGCGAAGCGATGGGTGTCGTCGAGGAGAGCGCGGACGAGAATGCCGATGTCATCTTCGGAACCACGACGGATGCGACCCTGGCGATCGACTACATCAAAATCACCCTCGTTGCCACCGGCTTCGACCATGAAGAGACGGCGAAAAAAGCGCCTTCCGTCAATAACGACACTTATGAAACACCGGCACAGGAGGCCCCTGCTGCCGGCCGTACCGTGACACGCCCGAGAATGGTCGTCGGCGGTGACCTGAGTGACGATTACCTCGACGTACCGACCTATATGCGCCAGCAGAAAGACTGA
- the ftsA gene encoding cell division protein FtsA — protein sequence MKKSVLAIDIGSSKICAIIADISPDGAIQISGAGIVRSQGIKKGSITNIELASKAIKAALADARRVAGTEIKRAIVSISGAYTKSLNSSGIVNIPNREITFKEISRVMHTSLYNANIPNEYEVLHTLPYNFIVDDQDFIEDPLGMNASRLEVETHIITTQKSNLNNLKKAVRGAGVEVDTVVLSGYASAIAVLNEDEKELGAAVIDMGGHTCDTVIHSGTAIRYNDFLGVGSHHITSDLSMALHTPLNVAENVKIKFGSLSSPSDDLIELPIIGDEESTHEVSLGVVHNVIYARVEETLMILAQSIDKSNLKDQLGAGVVLTGGFTKLDGLRDLAVAIFDNVPVRLAKPSNVDGLFEALKDPATATAVGLVKYAAGGYAPYEIDVNRQVRYRSEEPLEKPDLTEPSVQEPAEEEIPLPPSEEAGTIRIKSFDTKKGAEKAAGIGSKFWNWITQLF from the coding sequence GTGAAAAAAAGCGTCCTCGCGATCGATATCGGCTCCAGCAAGATCTGCGCCATCATCGCGGACATCTCCCCTGACGGGGCGATCCAGATCTCGGGGGCCGGTATCGTCCGCTCCCAGGGGATCAAAAAGGGCTCCATCACCAATATCGAGCTCGCTTCCAAAGCGATCAAGGCCGCCCTGGCAGATGCAAGACGCGTCGCCGGTACCGAAATCAAACGGGCCATCGTCTCCATTTCAGGCGCCTACACCAAGAGCCTGAACTCCAGCGGGATCGTCAATATCCCCAACCGCGAGATCACCTTCAAAGAGATCAGTCGTGTCATGCACACGTCGCTCTACAACGCCAACATTCCCAACGAGTACGAGGTACTGCATACGCTGCCGTACAACTTCATCGTCGACGACCAGGATTTCATCGAGGACCCGCTGGGGATGAATGCGTCGCGCCTCGAGGTCGAAACGCACATCATCACGACGCAGAAGTCCAACCTGAACAACCTCAAAAAAGCCGTTCGCGGCGCAGGGGTCGAAGTCGATACCGTCGTCCTCAGCGGCTATGCCTCCGCCATCGCCGTGCTCAACGAGGATGAGAAAGAGCTCGGCGCAGCCGTCATCGACATGGGTGGCCATACCTGCGACACCGTGATCCATTCAGGTACCGCCATCCGCTACAACGATTTTCTGGGAGTAGGTTCGCACCACATTACCAGCGACCTCTCCATGGCGCTGCATACGCCCCTCAACGTCGCCGAAAATGTAAAGATTAAATTCGGCTCGCTGAGCTCCCCGAGCGACGACCTGATCGAGCTCCCCATTATCGGGGACGAGGAGTCCACCCATGAAGTCTCCCTGGGGGTCGTGCACAACGTCATCTACGCCCGGGTCGAAGAGACACTGATGATCCTCGCCCAGTCCATTGACAAAAGCAACCTCAAGGATCAGCTGGGGGCCGGGGTTGTTCTCACCGGCGGCTTTACCAAGCTCGACGGTCTCCGCGACCTTGCCGTCGCGATCTTTGACAACGTCCCGGTACGCCTGGCCAAGCCGAGCAATGTCGACGGACTCTTTGAAGCCCTCAAAGACCCGGCAACCGCCACGGCGGTCGGTCTTGTCAAATACGCGGCGGGAGGCTACGCGCCTTACGAAATCGACGTCAACCGGCAGGTGCGCTACCGCAGCGAGGAGCCGCTGGAGAAACCGGATCTGACCGAACCTTCCGTTCAGGAGCCGGCAGAGGAAGAGATTCCGCTGCCCCCCTCCGAGGAAGCCGGTACGATCAGGATCAAATCCTTCGATACGAAGAAGGGTGCGGAAAAAGCGGCCGGCATCGGCAGCAAGTTTTGGAACTGGATTACACAGTTATTTTAA